In Desulfitobacterium chlororespirans DSM 11544, the following are encoded in one genomic region:
- a CDS encoding GPW/gp25 family protein, with protein MQYEIRPLEEIDFGATGAQEVLQNVAFILSTTVSSCPMDRAFGWIPDLDSPIPAAKARSAARVIRAIKENEPRAIVEQVRFEGDLLNGQLKPIVRVSIDESI; from the coding sequence GTGCAATATGAGATAAGGCCTTTAGAAGAAATCGATTTTGGGGCAACTGGAGCACAGGAAGTATTGCAGAATGTAGCGTTCATCCTTTCAACAACGGTGTCTAGTTGTCCAATGGATAGGGCTTTCGGATGGATTCCCGACTTGGATTCACCAATTCCCGCGGCCAAGGCAAGAAGCGCAGCCAGGGTCATCCGGGCAATTAAGGAAAATGAACCAAGGGCTATTGTTGAGCAAGTAAGGTTTGAAGGTGACCTTCTTAATGGACAGCTCAAGCCAATAGTGAGGGTGAGTATAGATGAATCGATTTAA
- a CDS encoding phage tail protein, whose amino-acid sequence MAKVGSFGDIVFEVSEKKTLTFANFERKGSARWSDHEILNYKPISEFIGSSLEELSFTILLKAELGVNPLKELERLRKMRDTGKVAPLIIGERPVSENQWSIQQLSESYKTIDDQGNVLSAEVNLGLKEYYAKKMVT is encoded by the coding sequence ATGGCCAAGGTTGGTAGTTTTGGAGATATAGTCTTTGAAGTCTCAGAGAAAAAAACCTTAACTTTTGCTAATTTCGAGAGAAAAGGATCGGCCAGATGGAGCGATCATGAGATTCTAAACTATAAACCGATATCAGAGTTTATTGGCTCATCTCTTGAGGAGCTTAGCTTTACAATCCTATTAAAAGCTGAGCTTGGAGTTAATCCTTTAAAGGAGCTCGAGCGACTTCGGAAAATGAGGGACACGGGTAAAGTCGCTCCCTTAATCATCGGAGAAAGGCCGGTCTCAGAGAATCAATGGTCGATTCAACAGTTAAGTGAGTCTTATAAAACTATTGATGATCAGGGTAATGTGCTGTCGGCTGAGGTTAACCTAGGGCTAAAAGAATATTATGCAAAAAAGATGGTCACATGA
- a CDS encoding phage baseplate assembly protein V — protein MNERVGEVVSINPAKCRVRVRFYDQDSLISEELQVVVRGTLKNKDYWMPKVGEAVFCSFTAQNKGYVLGAVYSEGDPPPVISESKRHIEFEDGTILEYDSSDHTLSIECAGPINIVGNVTVSGDVLASGVSLKSHTHAETGGTTSPPNGGG, from the coding sequence ATGAATGAGAGAGTAGGAGAGGTTGTGTCGATTAACCCCGCCAAATGCAGAGTCAGGGTCAGATTTTATGACCAGGACAGTCTTATTTCCGAAGAATTACAGGTTGTTGTAAGAGGAACCTTAAAGAATAAAGATTACTGGATGCCTAAAGTTGGTGAAGCAGTATTTTGCAGCTTTACGGCGCAAAACAAGGGCTATGTTCTGGGAGCGGTATATTCGGAAGGAGATCCGCCGCCTGTAATCAGCGAAAGCAAAAGGCACATTGAGTTTGAGGATGGAACAATTCTGGAATATGACTCATCAGACCATACGCTGTCTATCGAATGTGCCGGGCCCATCAATATAGTTGGAAATGTTACTGTTTCTGGTGATGTCTTGGCGAGTGGTGTTTCGCTTAAAAGCCATACGCATGCCGAGACAGGAGGGACGACGAGTCCGCCTAATGGAGGTGGTTAA
- a CDS encoding phage late control D family protein, with protein MNSRWTFLDLTYNKSNITAELEGHIKDWTFTDNLSGQIDDLQITLEDVDHKWLGEWFPAKGDLIEAVVYKREWKDQLQKTKIGKFEVDEIEAAGPPSDITIKALSVPESSSLRGQEKFRAWENTTLKVVAGDIAGQNGLKLYFEAGDDPKKERYEQESETDLAYLYKLCNDEGLCLKLSSGSIVILDEADYEAKPPVATIKRVSVEGDEIQVISWQAKTTLSGTYRSARVQYHDSSTKNTITASFAPPNPPKVGRVLVIKNEIKSVAEGQKLAKKKLREANKTATTVSMTVVSEKHLDAGMTIALEKFGKFDGKYIITQAVHSQSKVTLQLRRCLEGY; from the coding sequence ATGAATAGCAGATGGACCTTCTTGGATTTAACCTATAATAAGAGCAATATCACCGCAGAGCTCGAAGGACATATTAAAGATTGGACCTTCACCGATAACCTAAGCGGGCAAATCGACGATTTGCAAATTACCCTGGAGGATGTAGATCATAAATGGCTTGGTGAATGGTTTCCGGCTAAGGGAGATCTTATCGAGGCGGTCGTCTACAAGCGTGAATGGAAAGACCAACTGCAAAAAACAAAGATTGGTAAATTTGAAGTCGATGAGATTGAGGCTGCGGGACCGCCCTCAGATATTACCATAAAAGCTTTATCTGTCCCCGAGTCGTCAAGTCTGCGTGGCCAGGAAAAGTTCAGAGCTTGGGAAAACACGACTCTGAAAGTCGTTGCCGGTGATATCGCCGGGCAGAATGGGTTAAAGCTATATTTCGAAGCCGGCGACGATCCTAAAAAAGAACGCTACGAGCAAGAAAGCGAAACGGACTTGGCTTATCTGTATAAGCTCTGCAACGACGAGGGACTTTGTCTTAAGTTATCCAGTGGGTCAATTGTCATCCTGGATGAGGCCGACTATGAGGCAAAGCCCCCCGTGGCGACCATTAAGCGGGTAAGTGTGGAGGGCGACGAGATCCAGGTTATAAGCTGGCAGGCGAAGACAACGCTTAGCGGTACCTATCGGTCGGCGCGTGTTCAATATCATGACTCAAGCACGAAGAATACGATCACAGCATCCTTTGCACCGCCGAATCCTCCGAAGGTGGGTAGAGTGCTTGTGATTAAAAATGAAATAAAGTCGGTCGCCGAGGGGCAAAAATTAGCCAAGAAGAAACTTCGCGAGGCGAATAAAACCGCGACAACGGTATCCATGACAGTCGTTTCCGAAAAGCACTTAGATGCGGGGATGACGATTGCTTTAGAGAAGTTCGGGAAATTCGACGGAAAATACATCATCACGCAAGCAGTCCATTCTCAAAGCAAGGTGACACTTCAGCTGCGGAGATGTTTGGAGGGGTATTGA
- a CDS encoding tail protein X, with product MAKLYVTIQGDTWDAIAYKTLGSEYRLPLLLEANRQHRKITIFPGGIELTIPEVDTSKHTERPPWLGEDDEL from the coding sequence TTGGCTAAGCTGTATGTGACGATACAGGGTGATACCTGGGACGCAATTGCTTATAAAACGCTGGGGAGCGAATACAGGCTCCCCTTGTTGCTGGAGGCTAATCGGCAGCATCGAAAAATCACAATATTTCCTGGGGGAATTGAGTTGACTATTCCGGAGGTTGATACCTCAAAGCATACTGAAAGACCACCCTGGCTCGGTGAGGATGATGAGTTATGA
- a CDS encoding phage tail tape measure protein translates to MARKTFEMSFQIGGKLASSFSNAFSGVNNRLTDLGNQARQTQRALDSLNNDFRRGKIEQEQYEEATKRLTRQLAKLEMAQKGLNDFKSSLAGGAAMAKSAAAMAAVAGAAAATGVAINSLSTAGNFEQQMTKVGVIAGASSRELNELKDTALELGAKSSLSASEVAVAMGEIAAKGMDTNAIVGAMPGIIAAAEASGEDLAMTSEVVTSALNAFAMEASGASHVADVMAMSANKTAAGVEDLGYSFQYAAPVANTLGISLEELAAATGIMADKGLGGQKAGTALRMALIRLSDPPTEAAKALSSLNFEVTDSQGKFKSLTQLSKDWNKATKNLSDTQKVQYASTVFGTEAATGMINLFAAGSDKIDELTKSLEGSTGAAKEAADAMKDNYAGALEELSGSIETAQIKFMTPVLPVFKELFEGVGSILDTNLGGIEQAGGQLADGLRDIFEPFATKRPELTPEIRHDPDAYAQYRKDLSKYMKFEGMDFGDKFVYMLDEAAVKISAWLDGPGGESMNKIFTKLGEIAAKAWFNAFTGLVKSSVSNLAQGNLASGLGLGAAAWTLGGGALVKGGLAVGKMAGGMIGAKGPVQLGSKAAATVAPAAKAVQSGGKAAATAAPRAAQTAGKVASLTSKLGGVGKVLGKAAVPIAAVTTVIDVIRSDDKARAAASGAGGLAAGAGGAKVGAAIGTAIAPGIGTAIGGVLGGIVGYAGGKWLGGKAVDTARQSAQPPGNTKETAAQADDSLNTLKSGTDKLKTNLEALANQAEQAEGWLESLSSIQTAGKQVEQALYNLAMRINNVQMPNMGGNKRVSFFG, encoded by the coding sequence ATGGCTAGAAAAACGTTTGAAATGAGTTTTCAGATTGGAGGAAAGTTGGCCAGCTCCTTCTCCAATGCGTTTTCCGGGGTGAACAATCGCTTAACGGATTTAGGCAACCAGGCAAGACAAACTCAACGTGCGCTGGATTCCCTGAACAATGATTTTCGCAGAGGCAAAATCGAACAAGAGCAGTATGAAGAGGCAACGAAGAGGCTGACAAGGCAATTAGCAAAGCTTGAAATGGCGCAAAAAGGCCTGAATGATTTTAAGAGTTCCCTGGCTGGTGGAGCTGCTATGGCAAAAAGTGCGGCGGCCATGGCAGCCGTTGCTGGTGCGGCGGCTGCTACAGGGGTTGCCATAAATTCTCTGTCCACGGCGGGGAACTTTGAACAGCAAATGACCAAGGTAGGAGTCATAGCCGGAGCCTCAAGCAGGGAATTGAACGAACTTAAGGATACAGCACTTGAGTTGGGAGCGAAGTCCTCGCTTTCGGCCAGTGAGGTTGCCGTGGCCATGGGCGAAATCGCCGCCAAGGGCATGGATACGAACGCTATCGTGGGTGCAATGCCTGGTATCATAGCCGCCGCCGAAGCTTCAGGAGAGGACCTGGCCATGACCTCCGAAGTTGTTACCTCGGCACTGAATGCTTTTGCAATGGAAGCGTCGGGTGCTTCTCATGTCGCCGATGTCATGGCGATGAGCGCGAATAAAACAGCAGCTGGGGTTGAGGATTTGGGTTATTCATTCCAGTATGCAGCTCCTGTGGCCAATACATTGGGGATTAGCCTTGAAGAATTAGCGGCAGCGACCGGCATTATGGCAGATAAAGGGTTAGGCGGTCAAAAGGCAGGCACAGCCCTGCGTATGGCTTTAATAAGGCTGTCCGATCCGCCGACAGAAGCTGCAAAGGCCTTGAGCAGCTTAAATTTCGAAGTTACGGATTCCCAAGGTAAGTTTAAAAGCCTGACCCAGCTGTCAAAGGATTGGAATAAGGCAACAAAGAATCTGAGCGATACTCAAAAAGTGCAGTACGCTTCCACTGTTTTTGGTACAGAGGCAGCAACAGGGATGATTAACCTTTTTGCAGCCGGCTCGGATAAAATTGATGAGCTGACCAAATCCTTGGAGGGATCCACAGGGGCAGCCAAAGAGGCTGCAGATGCTATGAAAGACAACTATGCGGGGGCTTTGGAAGAATTAAGCGGTTCGATTGAAACGGCGCAGATTAAATTTATGACCCCTGTCCTTCCTGTTTTCAAAGAACTGTTTGAAGGCGTTGGCTCAATCCTCGATACGAATTTAGGCGGCATCGAACAAGCCGGGGGACAGCTTGCCGATGGATTAAGGGACATTTTTGAGCCGTTCGCCACGAAAAGACCTGAGTTAACTCCGGAAATAAGGCATGACCCGGATGCGTATGCGCAATACCGAAAAGATCTGTCTAAATACATGAAGTTTGAAGGCATGGATTTTGGAGATAAGTTTGTCTACATGCTGGATGAGGCCGCGGTGAAGATTTCGGCGTGGCTCGATGGCCCTGGCGGCGAGAGTATGAATAAAATCTTTACGAAACTCGGAGAAATAGCGGCTAAGGCATGGTTTAATGCTTTCACGGGATTAGTCAAATCGTCAGTTAGCAACTTAGCTCAGGGAAATTTAGCGTCTGGGTTAGGGCTGGGGGCCGCAGCTTGGACCCTTGGCGGGGGAGCCCTAGTCAAAGGTGGGTTAGCCGTTGGTAAAATGGCCGGCGGTATGATAGGGGCAAAAGGGCCGGTCCAATTAGGAAGCAAAGCTGCTGCTACCGTTGCACCGGCTGCCAAGGCAGTGCAGTCAGGGGGCAAGGCGGCCGCTACAGCTGCGCCTAGGGCTGCACAAACAGCAGGTAAAGTTGCTTCATTGACAAGTAAATTAGGGGGCGTTGGAAAGGTGCTTGGCAAGGCGGCCGTACCCATAGCGGCTGTCACAACGGTCATCGATGTCATTCGGTCCGATGATAAGGCGAGGGCGGCCGCATCTGGGGCAGGAGGTTTAGCCGCGGGAGCGGGCGGGGCTAAAGTGGGGGCGGCAATCGGAACTGCGATAGCCCCCGGAATTGGTACGGCCATAGGTGGTGTCCTTGGGGGAATCGTGGGTTATGCCGGTGGTAAATGGCTGGGCGGTAAAGCAGTCGATACCGCACGACAATCTGCCCAACCGCCAGGCAACACCAAGGAGACAGCAGCCCAGGCAGATGATTCATTAAACACGCTCAAATCCGGAACAGATAAGCTGAAGACTAATCTGGAGGCCTTAGCAAATCAGGCTGAGCAGGCAGAAGGATGGCTGGAGTCACTTAGCTCAATCCAAACGGCTGGTAAACAGGTGGAGCAGGCCTTATATAATCTGGCCATGCGCATCAATAATGTTCAAATGCCAAATATGGGCGGAAATAAGAGGGTGAGTTTCTTTGGCTAA
- a CDS encoding phage tail assembly protein, translating into MEIKLIKPLTLEDKEVKTIDLKLDELTGEDILQTDLEIRAGGDPRGFDNVYNQNVLLIIASKASGIITDDLKKLSAPDFLEVTFTVRNFLMGLLARPEEPESSAEPTLN; encoded by the coding sequence ATGGAAATTAAGCTCATAAAACCTCTAACTTTAGAGGACAAGGAAGTTAAAACGATAGATTTAAAACTCGATGAACTAACCGGTGAAGACATTCTCCAAACCGATTTGGAGATTCGCGCCGGCGGGGATCCGCGGGGCTTTGATAATGTCTATAACCAAAATGTCTTGCTGATTATAGCCTCAAAAGCATCCGGAATCATTACCGATGATCTAAAAAAGTTATCAGCTCCTGATTTTTTGGAGGTTACCTTTACTGTGCGAAATTTTTTAATGGGATTGTTGGCTCGGCCGGAGGAGCCAGAGAGTTCCGCAGAGCCTACTTTAAATTAG
- a CDS encoding phage major tail tube protein, whose protein sequence is MKNIIPEKLNDFRVYVNGSADLKGTADLQLPSFESMTESVSGAGIAGEYESPNIGHFQSMKFTINWKMITSELTEFLKPEVLMIDCRLANQEYNAVQGRHEFKANRVVVKGIPTTNDLGKAEKGATYDGSSELEVLYIKIQREGKTLVELDKINYIYLVDGIDYLANLRTALGM, encoded by the coding sequence GTGAAAAATATTATCCCGGAAAAATTGAATGATTTCAGGGTTTATGTGAATGGGTCGGCAGACCTGAAGGGAACTGCTGATTTGCAACTCCCTTCTTTTGAGAGTATGACGGAATCCGTCAGCGGCGCCGGTATAGCGGGAGAGTATGAATCACCCAATATCGGGCATTTTCAGAGCATGAAATTCACAATCAACTGGAAAATGATCACAAGTGAGTTGACGGAGTTTCTAAAACCGGAAGTGCTGATGATCGATTGCCGCCTAGCGAACCAGGAATACAATGCAGTTCAGGGCAGGCACGAATTCAAGGCCAATCGGGTCGTCGTGAAAGGAATACCCACAACCAATGATCTTGGCAAGGCAGAAAAAGGGGCAACCTATGACGGCTCATCAGAACTGGAAGTGCTTTATATTAAGATTCAGCGTGAGGGAAAAACGCTGGTTGAACTGGACAAAATCAACTATATCTATCTCGTGGATGGCATTGACTATCTGGCAAACCTTAGAACAGCACTGGGCATGTAA
- a CDS encoding phage tail sheath family protein — protein MAYKHGVYVGEVPTSIISPVEATAGLQVVVGTAPINLAESKEYVNKPLLAYSYSEAVQALGYSNDWDSYTLCEAMYTAFSLYGVTPIVFINVLDPSSHVEEATGSTVDVLNGKATINVEGVLLDTLKVKLNQVSEAELIKDVDYTASFDDGGKVIIAPIPGGGIPAEQTSLWASYSRLDPGKVTETDIIGGVDIETGDLTGLELMNTVFPKFGLVPGTLLVPKFSKKPMVEAVMKAKVGVINTYFKAIALVDVDSTEANNYTKVAEWKNQNNYTAANEVVCWPKIALGDNVFHLSTQLASLMNHVDSLYGDIPYKSPSNEALQMNRMMLEDGKEINLGPDQAAYLNGQGIVTALNFIGGWRAWGNRTGTYPAVSDVKDSFIPVRRMHNWVANTIILTTWQKVDDPTNRRLIDTVVDNLNIWLNGLTAEGALIGGRVEFRSEENPITDLLNGIVRFHVFLAEPTPAESIEFTLEFDATYYNQLFAV, from the coding sequence ATGGCTTATAAACATGGTGTCTATGTCGGTGAGGTCCCAACATCCATTATCTCTCCCGTGGAGGCTACGGCGGGGCTCCAGGTTGTTGTCGGCACCGCACCCATTAACTTGGCAGAATCAAAAGAGTATGTCAATAAACCCTTGCTTGCCTATTCATACTCTGAAGCCGTACAAGCCTTAGGCTATTCGAATGACTGGGATAGCTATACCTTATGTGAAGCCATGTATACAGCGTTTAGCTTGTATGGCGTGACCCCCATTGTTTTCATTAACGTGCTCGATCCCTCGTCACATGTGGAGGAAGCTACAGGCAGCACTGTAGACGTTTTAAACGGAAAGGCCACTATCAATGTTGAGGGTGTCTTATTGGATACTTTAAAGGTGAAATTAAACCAGGTGAGTGAAGCTGAGCTAATCAAAGATGTTGACTATACAGCTTCATTTGATGACGGAGGCAAAGTCATCATTGCGCCAATCCCTGGAGGGGGAATTCCTGCGGAGCAGACATCTCTTTGGGCATCCTACAGCAGGCTTGACCCCGGCAAAGTTACAGAAACGGACATCATCGGGGGCGTGGATATAGAGACCGGAGATTTGACCGGGCTTGAGTTGATGAATACGGTATTCCCGAAATTTGGTTTGGTTCCGGGTACCCTACTCGTCCCCAAATTCAGCAAAAAACCCATGGTCGAGGCAGTAATGAAAGCTAAGGTCGGTGTGATAAATACCTACTTTAAGGCCATAGCGTTGGTTGATGTAGATTCTACCGAAGCAAACAACTATACCAAAGTAGCGGAGTGGAAAAACCAAAACAACTATACGGCAGCCAATGAAGTCGTATGCTGGCCCAAGATTGCTTTGGGGGATAATGTGTTTCACCTATCAACCCAGCTGGCCAGCTTGATGAATCATGTAGATTCTCTCTACGGCGATATACCGTACAAAAGCCCATCCAATGAGGCGCTGCAGATGAACAGGATGATGCTGGAGGATGGCAAAGAGATCAACCTTGGACCTGACCAGGCTGCCTATTTAAACGGACAAGGTATCGTAACAGCCCTCAACTTTATTGGCGGATGGAGGGCTTGGGGGAATAGAACGGGAACGTATCCGGCTGTGAGCGACGTCAAAGACTCCTTCATCCCTGTCCGCCGGATGCACAACTGGGTCGCTAACACCATTATCCTGACAACGTGGCAAAAAGTGGACGATCCGACCAATAGGCGCCTCATAGACACCGTAGTCGACAACTTGAATATTTGGCTTAATGGACTGACTGCAGAAGGGGCACTGATAGGCGGCAGAGTGGAATTCCGCAGCGAAGAAAATCCGATTACGGACCTCCTGAATGGCATCGTTCGTTTTCATGTCTTCCTTGCTGAGCCCACCCCGGCCGAGAGCATCGAATTCACCCTGGAATTTGATGCAACGTATTACAATCAATTATTTGCCGTGTAA
- a CDS encoding phage tail protein, whose translation MRKKTSFDLTVPQLQKLEEQLKDFPEQIPAVAVRAINRAAEASRSAVSKFVREEYFIGASNLTGRIKIKKAYQADMVADIYAKDRTISSINFKVRANKPLPKKGSYAHLRVKKSSSGGMVKGSFITTVRGRHRNVFTRVTKNRFPLRSLHSPSVPQMMGHEDGIRVMEETAREVLEKRLEHEVERVLKQ comes from the coding sequence ATGAGAAAGAAAACGAGCTTTGATTTAACTGTTCCTCAGCTGCAAAAGCTTGAGGAACAGTTAAAAGATTTTCCGGAACAAATCCCGGCAGTTGCAGTCAGGGCAATCAACCGTGCTGCTGAAGCGAGCCGATCCGCCGTCTCAAAGTTTGTTCGAGAAGAATACTTCATTGGAGCAAGCAATCTAACCGGGAGAATTAAGATCAAAAAAGCCTACCAGGCGGATATGGTTGCCGATATTTATGCCAAAGACAGAACCATCTCAAGTATCAACTTTAAGGTTCGAGCCAATAAACCCTTACCCAAGAAAGGGAGCTATGCCCATTTAAGGGTCAAAAAAAGCTCTTCAGGGGGAATGGTAAAGGGCTCTTTTATCACGACCGTTCGCGGGCGCCACCGCAACGTATTTACCAGGGTTACCAAAAACAGATTCCCCTTGCGCAGCCTGCATAGCCCTTCTGTTCCTCAAATGATGGGGCATGAAGACGGGATCAGGGTGATGGAAGAAACGGCGAGGGAAGTGTTAGAGAAACGCCTGGAACATGAGGTTGAGAGGGTGCTTAAACAATGA
- a CDS encoding major capsid protein yields MAIKDIYSFPTLLKVIGQLPPPSTYILNTFFQDGETFETESVEIQTMKGSKPIAPYVSELQPGKVILRTGFMAKQYKPALIKPARPITAIDLKTRAAGESLINPDQPEVRARKLLAKDIVDLQETITRRLIQQAAELMFQGKITQIGEGVNQVIDYDFENVFTLSGEDLLSNPNSDPIAFLAGKRKLIMDANAPTPNIVLADYDAAVTIMRHPKVLKLAENRGVDVGVIDTTLLPDGVTYHGRLRDVGLDVYSYTGTYTNDEGEDVPFIPEGTIAILSTRDKFTFHYGANVIMDPRTEQFVRVMGKITPQSWVTVEPAQRWLQMLSRPLAVPSNVAGWVVAKVI; encoded by the coding sequence ATGGCTATCAAAGATATTTATTCTTTTCCCACCCTTTTAAAAGTCATTGGCCAGTTGCCGCCCCCCAGCACCTATATTCTTAATACTTTCTTCCAGGATGGTGAAACGTTCGAGACTGAAAGTGTTGAAATCCAGACAATGAAAGGGAGTAAGCCGATTGCACCCTATGTATCCGAACTGCAGCCTGGCAAAGTAATCTTGAGGACCGGGTTTATGGCAAAGCAATACAAGCCAGCCCTGATTAAGCCGGCCCGGCCGATCACCGCGATTGATCTTAAGACAAGAGCCGCAGGGGAGAGCCTGATTAACCCTGACCAGCCGGAGGTGCGGGCCCGAAAGCTTTTGGCAAAAGATATCGTCGATCTGCAAGAGACGATCACACGCCGTTTAATCCAGCAGGCGGCAGAATTGATGTTTCAAGGAAAGATAACCCAGATAGGCGAAGGGGTTAATCAGGTCATCGACTATGATTTTGAAAATGTCTTCACACTCTCTGGAGAAGATCTCCTAAGCAACCCGAATTCCGATCCTATCGCATTCTTGGCAGGGAAACGTAAGTTAATCATGGACGCGAACGCACCGACCCCCAATATTGTTTTAGCGGATTACGATGCGGCCGTCACCATTATGCGTCATCCCAAAGTTTTAAAATTGGCAGAGAACAGAGGGGTAGATGTCGGGGTGATTGACACGACATTACTCCCCGATGGCGTAACCTATCATGGGCGCTTGCGCGATGTAGGGCTTGATGTCTACAGCTATACAGGGACTTATACGAATGATGAAGGTGAAGATGTGCCGTTTATTCCTGAAGGGACTATCGCCATTTTATCTACTCGCGATAAGTTCACTTTCCATTATGGGGCTAACGTCATCATGGATCCAAGAACTGAACAATTTGTTAGGGTAATGGGCAAGATCACGCCTCAATCCTGGGTAACGGTTGAGCCGGCTCAGCGGTGGTTGCAGATGCTGTCTCGACCATTGGCGGTCCCGTCAAATGTGGCCGGCTGGGTTGTGGCTAAGGTTATCTAG
- a CDS encoding head decoration protein produces the protein MPAYEIDGYDNLIAGMVQPIVTQSIIINQATDAKFERGTVLARTGFTEEGMWVCTIVNSEATPAEEKVPVGVLADEEVDATTAQQRATAYVSGEFNRDALIFGGTDTIATHEAALNAAKIYTKRVVK, from the coding sequence ATGCCGGCTTATGAAATTGATGGATATGATAATCTAATTGCTGGAATGGTACAACCTATTGTCACTCAGTCTATTATCATTAACCAGGCAACGGATGCGAAATTCGAGCGCGGAACAGTCTTGGCAAGAACCGGATTCACGGAAGAGGGCATGTGGGTGTGCACAATTGTCAATTCGGAGGCAACACCCGCCGAAGAGAAGGTGCCGGTTGGTGTGCTTGCTGATGAGGAAGTTGATGCAACCACTGCCCAACAGCGGGCTACCGCTTATGTTTCGGGGGAATTTAACCGGGATGCCCTGATTTTTGGCGGTACTGACACCATTGCCACTCATGAGGCGGCGCTGAATGCCGCTAAAATCTACACTAAACGAGTCGTAAAATAG
- a CDS encoding head maturation protease, ClpP-related: MATTKKKIKINGVIVSDSNAMIYRWLGMEFTSPGMVSKALEEAAGEQVEVLINSGGGSYHAGSEIFTILKDYSGDTVGKITGLAGSAASVAAMGVKKLCISPTAQIMIHNSTIGSQGDRHIHSQRAGLLLSTDEAATNAYMIKTGKSREELLELMDKETYLNAQKALEHGFADEIMFSSDETINVSNSASESFELPQVVINKVRSELVKMNMPSNLGIEMKEPETAPVGAKGEDTTMDLEELKAKHPELYAQVLNQGMSRERNRIVELNALAGAPGASQIVAKAIEDGRAAGEAALDIVKASKERLTKEGADRLADSENSGIRQVTPDEAPATPDTDAVCQAEADEIGKEIKNLMGGKK; encoded by the coding sequence GTGGCAACGACGAAGAAAAAGATCAAGATTAACGGAGTTATTGTAAGCGATAGCAATGCAATGATTTACCGTTGGCTCGGAATGGAGTTTACAAGCCCAGGGATGGTTAGCAAGGCCTTAGAGGAAGCTGCCGGAGAGCAGGTGGAGGTTTTAATCAATTCTGGGGGTGGATCATATCATGCTGGTTCAGAAATTTTCACTATCTTAAAGGATTATTCAGGAGATACCGTTGGGAAGATTACCGGGCTGGCCGGAAGCGCAGCATCCGTTGCGGCGATGGGGGTAAAGAAGCTGTGTATTTCCCCTACCGCACAAATCATGATTCACAACTCAACGATAGGTTCACAGGGCGATAGGCATATCCACAGTCAGCGGGCTGGACTACTGCTATCAACAGATGAGGCTGCGACCAATGCATATATGATTAAAACAGGGAAAAGCCGGGAAGAGCTGCTTGAGCTTATGGACAAAGAAACCTATCTCAATGCACAAAAGGCTCTAGAGCATGGCTTTGCGGATGAAATCATGTTCAGTAGTGATGAAACCATAAATGTCAGCAATAGCGCATCGGAGTCTTTTGAGTTACCTCAAGTGGTTATCAATAAAGTTCGAAGCGAACTTGTGAAAATGAACATGCCGTCGAACCTCGGGATTGAAATGAAAGAGCCAGAAACAGCGCCTGTAGGTGCAAAAGGAGAGGATACCACCATGGATTTAGAGGAACTGAAAGCAAAACATCCCGAACTTTATGCTCAAGTATTGAACCAAGGAATGAGTCGGGAGCGGAATCGTATAGTCGAGCTCAATGCCTTGGCCGGCGCTCCGGGAGCGTCCCAAATCGTAGCAAAAGCAATTGAAGATGGAAGGGCAGCGGGGGAAGCGGCCCTGGACATTGTTAAGGCCTCAAAGGAGCGCTTGACAAAAGAAGGAGCCGATCGGTTGGCTGACAGCGAAAATAGCGGAATTAGACAAGTCACACCGGATGAAGCCCCGGCAACGCCGGATACTGATGCTGTGTGTCAAGCGGAGGCCGACGAAATCGGGAAAGAAATTAAAAATCTGATGGGAGGTAAAAAGTAA